The Castanea sativa cultivar Marrone di Chiusa Pesio chromosome 11, ASM4071231v1 genome contains a region encoding:
- the LOC142617406 gene encoding L-ascorbate oxidase-like isoform X1, with amino-acid sequence MVETHQCRRIFISLLAFCIFYSINVLTVEAKTHYHVWDVKYTYKFPDCYKKLAITINGESPGPTIYAQQGDTVVVRLTNTMLTENVAVHWHGIRQYGTPWHDGTDAVTQCAIMPGETFNYKFVVDRAGTYLYHAHYGMQISAGLYGFIIVKLPDRVSEPFAYDHDHTILLKDWYHGSTYEEAVGLASIPFKWVGEPQSLLINGRGRFNCSAADTASGVCNATNSDCSPYSLTVVPGKTYRLRIASLTSLSALSFEIEGHNMTVVEADGSFVEPFVTKNLYINSGETYSVIVKADQDSKRNYWITTNVVGRKPSTPTGLGIFNYHPNHHYKYPTTEPTTGPFWNDTASKLAQSRAIKAHHDYVTAPPPTSDRVIVLLNTQNLVNGIYRWSLNNISLSLPLTPFLVSLKHNFTDTFDQNPPPDTYDVENYDIYSVAENKNATSSNPIYRIDFNTTVDIILQNANTMSNATSETHPWHLHGHDFWILGYGDGKFNITKDPKSYNLANPIMRNTVPLYPYGWTALRFRADNPGVWLFHCHIESHFYMGMGVVFEAGIDKVGNLPKSIMGCGKTKHMINP; translated from the exons ATGGTTGAGACTCATCAATGTAgaagaatttttatttctttgctgGCCTTCTGTatcttttattcaatcaatgttCTAACTGTTGAGGCAAAAACTCACTACCATGTCTGGGATGTGAAATATACCTATAAATTTCCAGATTGCTACAAGAAACTAGCTATAACAATCAACGGGGAGTCTCCAGGGCCTACAATCTATGCACAACAAGGAGATACAGTTGTTGTTAGGCTTACAAACACTATGTTAACTGAGAATGTTGCAGTGCATTGGCATGGAATCCGACAG TATGGAACACCTTGGCATGATGGAACTGATGCGGTTACTCAATGTGCAATTATGCCCGGAGAAACCTTTAATTACAAGTTTGTAGTTGACAGA GCTGGGACTTATCTTTACCATGCGCACTATGGAATGCAAATATCAGCAGGGCTGTATGGATTCATTATTGTAAAACTACCTGATAGAGTTTCTGAGCCTTTTGCCTATGATCATGACCATACCATTCTTCTTAAAGATTGGTACCACGGTAGTACTTACGAAGAAGCCGTAGGCTTAGCTTCCATTCCCTTTAAATGGGTAGGAGAGCCGCAG TCACTCTTGATAAATGGAAGAGGAAGGTTCAACTGCTCTGCTGCAGACACAGCTTCCGGAGTTTGTAATGCAACAAATTCAGATTGCTCTCCCTATTCTTTGACAGTAGTCCCTGGAAAAACATATAGACTAAGGATTGCCAGCTTGACTTCTCTATCGGCATTGAGCTTTGAAATTGAG GGCCATAACATGACTGTGGTTGAAGCGGATGGAAGCTTTGTTGAGCCATTTGTAACAAAGAACCTATACATAAATTCTGGTGAGACATACTCAGTGATAGTAAAAGCTGACCAAGACTCTAAAAGAAACTATTGGATCACAACTAATGTTGTTGGCCGAAAACCTTCAACTCCAACTGGTCTAGGCATCTTCAATTACCATCCAAATCATCACTACAAATACCCAACAACAGAACCAACCACTGGTCCTTTTTGGAATGACACGGCTTCAAAATTGGCTCAAAGCCGTGCCATCAAAGCCCACCATGACTATGTCACAGCACCACCTCCTACATCGGATAGGGTCATTGTGCTTCTCAACACACAAAATTTGGTCAATGGTATTTACCGCTggtctttaaataatatatcACTTAGCCTTCCACTTACTCCTTTCCTAGTTTCACTAAAACATAATTTCACTGATACATTTGATCAAAACCCACCTCCGGACACTTATGATGTTGAAAATTATGACATATACAGTGTAGCTGAGAATAAAAATGCCACTTCTAGCAATCCCATTTATAGGATAGACTTCAATACCACAGTGGATATTATACTTCAAAACGCAAACACTATGTCCAATGCTACAAGTGAGACACATCCGTGGCATTTGCATGGCCATGACTTTTGGATATTAGGCTATGGAGACGGTAAGTTTAATATTACAAAGGACCCAAAAAGCTATAACCTCGCAAATCCAATCATGAGGAATACTGTGCCACTATATCCATATGGATGGACTGCTTTGCGATTTCGGGCTGATAATCCTGGAGTTTGGTTGTTCCATTGTCATATTGAGTCTCACTTCTATATGGGCATGGGAGTTGTGTTTGAAGCTGGAATAGACAAAGTGGGTAATTTGCCAAAGTCTATTATGGGCTGTGGTAAAACTAAACACATGATCAATCCTTAA
- the LOC142617406 gene encoding L-ascorbate oxidase-like isoform X2, producing the protein MLTENVAVHWHGIRQYGTPWHDGTDAVTQCAIMPGETFNYKFVVDRAGTYLYHAHYGMQISAGLYGFIIVKLPDRVSEPFAYDHDHTILLKDWYHGSTYEEAVGLASIPFKWVGEPQSLLINGRGRFNCSAADTASGVCNATNSDCSPYSLTVVPGKTYRLRIASLTSLSALSFEIEGHNMTVVEADGSFVEPFVTKNLYINSGETYSVIVKADQDSKRNYWITTNVVGRKPSTPTGLGIFNYHPNHHYKYPTTEPTTGPFWNDTASKLAQSRAIKAHHDYVTAPPPTSDRVIVLLNTQNLVNGIYRWSLNNISLSLPLTPFLVSLKHNFTDTFDQNPPPDTYDVENYDIYSVAENKNATSSNPIYRIDFNTTVDIILQNANTMSNATSETHPWHLHGHDFWILGYGDGKFNITKDPKSYNLANPIMRNTVPLYPYGWTALRFRADNPGVWLFHCHIESHFYMGMGVVFEAGIDKVGNLPKSIMGCGKTKHMINP; encoded by the exons ATGTTAACTGAGAATGTTGCAGTGCATTGGCATGGAATCCGACAG TATGGAACACCTTGGCATGATGGAACTGATGCGGTTACTCAATGTGCAATTATGCCCGGAGAAACCTTTAATTACAAGTTTGTAGTTGACAGA GCTGGGACTTATCTTTACCATGCGCACTATGGAATGCAAATATCAGCAGGGCTGTATGGATTCATTATTGTAAAACTACCTGATAGAGTTTCTGAGCCTTTTGCCTATGATCATGACCATACCATTCTTCTTAAAGATTGGTACCACGGTAGTACTTACGAAGAAGCCGTAGGCTTAGCTTCCATTCCCTTTAAATGGGTAGGAGAGCCGCAG TCACTCTTGATAAATGGAAGAGGAAGGTTCAACTGCTCTGCTGCAGACACAGCTTCCGGAGTTTGTAATGCAACAAATTCAGATTGCTCTCCCTATTCTTTGACAGTAGTCCCTGGAAAAACATATAGACTAAGGATTGCCAGCTTGACTTCTCTATCGGCATTGAGCTTTGAAATTGAG GGCCATAACATGACTGTGGTTGAAGCGGATGGAAGCTTTGTTGAGCCATTTGTAACAAAGAACCTATACATAAATTCTGGTGAGACATACTCAGTGATAGTAAAAGCTGACCAAGACTCTAAAAGAAACTATTGGATCACAACTAATGTTGTTGGCCGAAAACCTTCAACTCCAACTGGTCTAGGCATCTTCAATTACCATCCAAATCATCACTACAAATACCCAACAACAGAACCAACCACTGGTCCTTTTTGGAATGACACGGCTTCAAAATTGGCTCAAAGCCGTGCCATCAAAGCCCACCATGACTATGTCACAGCACCACCTCCTACATCGGATAGGGTCATTGTGCTTCTCAACACACAAAATTTGGTCAATGGTATTTACCGCTggtctttaaataatatatcACTTAGCCTTCCACTTACTCCTTTCCTAGTTTCACTAAAACATAATTTCACTGATACATTTGATCAAAACCCACCTCCGGACACTTATGATGTTGAAAATTATGACATATACAGTGTAGCTGAGAATAAAAATGCCACTTCTAGCAATCCCATTTATAGGATAGACTTCAATACCACAGTGGATATTATACTTCAAAACGCAAACACTATGTCCAATGCTACAAGTGAGACACATCCGTGGCATTTGCATGGCCATGACTTTTGGATATTAGGCTATGGAGACGGTAAGTTTAATATTACAAAGGACCCAAAAAGCTATAACCTCGCAAATCCAATCATGAGGAATACTGTGCCACTATATCCATATGGATGGACTGCTTTGCGATTTCGGGCTGATAATCCTGGAGTTTGGTTGTTCCATTGTCATATTGAGTCTCACTTCTATATGGGCATGGGAGTTGTGTTTGAAGCTGGAATAGACAAAGTGGGTAATTTGCCAAAGTCTATTATGGGCTGTGGTAAAACTAAACACATGATCAATCCTTAA